From the Neoarius graeffei isolate fNeoGra1 chromosome 1, fNeoGra1.pri, whole genome shotgun sequence genome, one window contains:
- the xcl32a.1 gene encoding mucin-2 isoform X2 — translation MKVKYFVGILLAMQCVTGVSTRNGPALTCCTKRSTTQVEVKKIKSYMYQNGPPCKTIAVRFLLFSDKTICSDPENPWAQHAMKILDEIKNKTIRNTSPPWTSTSWTETTSSTSSPEANTESTITMTTPKGISTTWTPRTSITSRTLSKQPLGTTNKPYHWTTTQVTTMKMTTREPLTNGIKTTSMTTTTESPVTTPKGTSTTWKPTTYITHTTSTTVQPVNTSKPPQWMTTTQLTTRKEYTTTERKPVTSETKTTSMTMTTENSVAMTTPRRASSTANVSPKKVCCLTNTSGKTKIPWTLRRLRKKSKKGLRRAQMKISCVVC, via the exons ATGAAGGTGAAATACTTTGTCGGGATTCTTTTGGCTATGCAATGCGTCACTGGTGTGTCTACGA GAAATGGACCTGCATTAACATGTTGTACAAAAAGAAGCACAACTCAGGTAGaggtaaaaaaaattaagagcTACATGTATCAAAATGGACCACCATGTAAAACCATAGCTGTAAG GTTTCTCTTGTTTAGTGACAAAACAATATGCTCTGATCCAGAGAATCCTTGGGCACAACATGCCATGAAGATACtggatgaaataaaaaacaaaactataCGCAACACCTCACCACCATGGACTTCTACAAGCTGGACAGAAACCACTTCAAGCACATCCTCACCAGAAGCAAATACAGAGAGCACAATAACCATGACAACCCCTAAAGGAATATCAACCACATGGACACCAAGAACATCCATCACTTCTAGAACTTTGAGCAAACAACCACTTGGAACTACCAACAAGCCATATCATTGGACAACAACACAAGTTACAACAATGAAGATGACTACTAGGGAGCCATTAACAAATGGCATCAAGACGACTTCCATGACTACAACAACAGAAAGCCCAGTGACAACACCTAAAGGAACATCGACCACATGGAAACCAACAACATACATCACTCATACAACCTCAACCACTGTACAGCCTGTGAATACGAGCAAGCCACCTCAATGGATGACAACAACACAACTTACGACCAGGAAAGAATATACTACTACGGAAAGGAAGCCAGTCACATCTGAAACCAAGACAACTTCCATGACTATGACAACAGAAAACAGTGTGGCCATGACAACACCTAGGAGAGCATCATCCACAGCGAATGTTTCACCAAAAAAAGTGTGCTGCCTAACCAACACCTCAGGAAAGACGAAAATTCCATGGACACTCAGACGTTTGAGAAAGAAAAGTAAGAAGGGACTGAGGAGAGCACAAATGAAGATTTCATGTGTAGTATGTTGA
- the xcl32a.1 gene encoding mucin-2 isoform X1: MKVKYFVGILLAMQCVTGVSTTGNGPALTCCTKRSTTQVEVKKIKSYMYQNGPPCKTIAVRFLLFSDKTICSDPENPWAQHAMKILDEIKNKTIRNTSPPWTSTSWTETTSSTSSPEANTESTITMTTPKGISTTWTPRTSITSRTLSKQPLGTTNKPYHWTTTQVTTMKMTTREPLTNGIKTTSMTTTTESPVTTPKGTSTTWKPTTYITHTTSTTVQPVNTSKPPQWMTTTQLTTRKEYTTTERKPVTSETKTTSMTMTTENSVAMTTPRRASSTANVSPKKVCCLTNTSGKTKIPWTLRRLRKKSKKGLRRAQMKISCVVC, from the exons ATGAAGGTGAAATACTTTGTCGGGATTCTTTTGGCTATGCAATGCGTCACTGGTGTGTCTACGA caGGAAATGGACCTGCATTAACATGTTGTACAAAAAGAAGCACAACTCAGGTAGaggtaaaaaaaattaagagcTACATGTATCAAAATGGACCACCATGTAAAACCATAGCTGTAAG GTTTCTCTTGTTTAGTGACAAAACAATATGCTCTGATCCAGAGAATCCTTGGGCACAACATGCCATGAAGATACtggatgaaataaaaaacaaaactataCGCAACACCTCACCACCATGGACTTCTACAAGCTGGACAGAAACCACTTCAAGCACATCCTCACCAGAAGCAAATACAGAGAGCACAATAACCATGACAACCCCTAAAGGAATATCAACCACATGGACACCAAGAACATCCATCACTTCTAGAACTTTGAGCAAACAACCACTTGGAACTACCAACAAGCCATATCATTGGACAACAACACAAGTTACAACAATGAAGATGACTACTAGGGAGCCATTAACAAATGGCATCAAGACGACTTCCATGACTACAACAACAGAAAGCCCAGTGACAACACCTAAAGGAACATCGACCACATGGAAACCAACAACATACATCACTCATACAACCTCAACCACTGTACAGCCTGTGAATACGAGCAAGCCACCTCAATGGATGACAACAACACAACTTACGACCAGGAAAGAATATACTACTACGGAAAGGAAGCCAGTCACATCTGAAACCAAGACAACTTCCATGACTATGACAACAGAAAACAGTGTGGCCATGACAACACCTAGGAGAGCATCATCCACAGCGAATGTTTCACCAAAAAAAGTGTGCTGCCTAACCAACACCTCAGGAAAGACGAAAATTCCATGGACACTCAGACGTTTGAGAAAGAAAAGTAAGAAGGGACTGAGGAGAGCACAAATGAAGATTTCATGTGTAGTATGTTGA